The DNA window TAGTCCTTACAAAGGAACTGCCGCATCTTTCTGCGAGCCTATTGTGCCTGTTTGAAAGACTTCGTATCCTATAAAGGCTACATTGCGCCCGAGTTGTCGGCCGTGTAAGCTGGAATTTGGACCAGACGTCCGCAATCTCCCTGATTCTTTTCACAAACggccaacatcaaggtcTATAGAAAGTCAAAGACGCCCTCACTATAAAATAACGGCGAATGAATGAGCTATACAATGGTCAGCAGAGGATAAGCCGGTTTTTCTCGGTTCAGCCATTGGGCCTCGCTGCGAAGTCCAATCGTCGGAGCGGTACTGGTCCTCCTGGAATCTGAGCTGTAGTCACATGGAACCCTTTTCTGCCGCGGCGTAGCCCATATCCCAAGGCGGATACTGTTAATCAACACCGCGCACCCCGGCTAATCTCAATCACTTGTAGTTTAGTGTTGCAAGCCACTGATCTGCACCATGCAGAGTACCCCTTGTCCATCGATCACCGGATAAAGGTATCAAACTTTGTTCTTGCCCGTAGTCTTGTATTTACCCGGCTAATTATCGCTGGGATTATTTTCCAGAACAAGAACATTGGCCAAAACTTAGCGTCGGGCTAGCTGATTCTTGCAAAGGCCTGAAAATCCAAGTTGCAAgtcttttcttgcttttgCCTGACTTAGCTTCAAGTACATCATGGGATATCCCCTCCTCTCCCACCGGGACTGCTAATTTTCATTAGTGTTCGAGAAGGGAAAGGCGCATCAACATGGTCGGGCTAGTAACGTGTTAGAAGTGCCCCCGCTgctataaagctatataatatttagaatCTTCGAGTGTAGCTCTTGTCACTACTTACTTAATCATTTCTTAACTCGCGGACTGAGCACTTGACATTCATAATCCAAGTTTGCCGGACCATTTCTCACAACCTCCCCGACACTGTCGACCATGGCCAAAATTCCCgcccttattactaaaaggcTGACTGCCGACCCATCCGCCCATGTCTTTCAAGGCAAGCTTTTCCTCTATGTATCTCACGACTATGATGCGGGGATTCCTCTGAACTTGGAGGGCGATCATTTTGCCATGAAAGACTATTATGTTTATTCCATGGAAGATATCTACGGTTCCGAGCCAGTTACCGATCATGGCCTGGCCCTTTCTGTAGAGGATGTTCCTTGGGTCTCTCGACAGTTGTGGGCGCCTGATGCTGCCTACAAGGATGGGAAGTACTATCTCTACTTTCCTGCTAGGGATAAAGAAAACATCTTCCGAATCGGCGTAGCTGTTTCTGAAGACCCTGGTGGTCCATTCAAAGCTGATGAGAGTTACATTCCTGGCACTTTTAGCATTGACCCAGCGAGCTTCACTGATTTCGATCAAAAGACATACCTAGCATGGGGCGGACTTCATGGCGGACAGCTTCAGTGCTGGCAGAATAAGACCCAGTTTGACGGTTCTTGGTCTGGGCAAAAGGAGCCAGATGATAACGAGTATGCTCTGAGCCCTCAGATCGCTCTATTAAGCGACGATATGCATACGTTGGCTGAAGCTCCGCGAGACATGGTTATCCTGGCACCCGAGACTGGTCAACCTATCATTTCGAGTGATAAAGACCGTCGCTATTTCGAAGGACCTTGGATACATAGACGAGGTGATATCTATTACCTGAGCTATTCTACTGGTACCACTCGTTACTATGTCTACGCTACTGCCGACAATTCTTATGGCCCATACACCTATCAGGGCAGACTACTTGAGCCGGTCTCGGGCTGGACAACCCATGGTAGCATCGTCGAATATAAAGGCCAATGGTGGCTCTTTTACCACGATAGCGAGACGAACAACGGCGTGGATTG is part of the Fusarium fujikuroi IMI 58289 draft genome, chromosome FFUJ_chr07 genome and encodes:
- a CDS encoding probable alpha-N-arabinofuranosidase / alpha-L-arabinofuranosidase, with protein sequence MAKIPALITKRLTADPSAHVFQGKLFLYVSHDYDAGIPLNLEGDHFAMKDYYVYSMEDIYGSEPVTDHGLALSVEDVPWVSRQLWAPDAAYKDGKYYLYFPARDKENIFRIGVAVSEDPGGPFKADESYIPGTFSIDPASFTDFDQKTYLAWGGLHGGQLQCWQNKTQFDGSWSGQKEPDDNEYALSPQIALLSDDMHTLAEAPRDMVILAPETGQPIISSDKDRRYFEGPWIHRRGDIYYLSYSTGTTRYYVYATADNSYGPYTYQGRLLEPVSGWTTHGSIVEYKGQWWLFYHDSETNNGVDWLRQSKAKKIWYDSQAKIVFEDPSETNYVCA